A stretch of DNA from Methylogaea oryzae:
GATGCGGGGATAACAGAAGATGCACTTTTCCGACTTGCCGGTCTGCCAGTTGTAATAGATTTTTTTGTAGGGACAGCCGGACACGCACATGCGCCAGCCGCGGCATTTGTCTTGGTCGATGAGGACGATGCCGTCTTCCTCGCGCTTGTAGATGGCGCCGCTGGGGCAGGAGGCGACGCAGGCCGGATTTAGGCAGTGCTCGCACAAACGCGGCAAATACATCATGAAGGTGTTTTCGAACTGGCCGTAGATGTCCTTCTGCACTTGGTCGAAGTTGACGTCGCGGCTGCGCGATTCGAATTCGGTGCCGAGGATTTCCTCCCAGTTGGGGCCGCCGACGATTTTCTCCATGGGCTGGCCGGTGATGAGGGAGCGCGGCCGCGCGGTGGGCGGGGCCTTGGATTCCGGCGCGTTTTGCAAATGGCCGTAGTCGTAATCGAACGGCTCGTAATAATCGTCGATTTCCGGCAGGTTGGGGTTGGCGAAGATGTTGCGCAGGGTTTCCAGCTTGCCGCCCTGCAAAGGGACGATCTTGCCGCCGGGCTTGAGCTTCCAACCGCCTTTCCACTTCTTCTGGTTTTCCCACTCTTTCGGATAGCCGATGCCGGGCTTGGTTTCCACGTTGTTGAACCAGGCGTATTCCACGCCGTCGCGGGAGGTCCAGACGTTTTTGCAGGTGACGGAACAGGTATGGCAGCCGATGCATTTGTCCAGGTTCAGCACCATGCCGATTTGCGCGCGGATTTTCATGACACTGCCTCCTCTGCGCCGGTTGCTTTGTCGGACTCGTCCAGCCAGTCCACCTTGCCCATCTTGCGCACGACGACGAACTCGTCGCGGTTGGAGCCCACCGTGCCGTAGTAGTTGAAGCCGTAGCTTTGCTGGGCGTAGCCGCCGATCATGTGGGTGGGTTTCAGCGTGGCGCGGGTCACCGAGTTGTGGATGCCGCCCCGGCCGCCGGTGGTTTCCGCGCCGGGCATATTCACGATTTTTTCCTGGGCGTGGTACATCATGGTCATGCCTTCTGGCACGCGCTGGCTGACCACCGCGCGGGCCACCAGGGCGCCGTTGACGTTGTAGGCTTCGATCCAGTCGTTGTCGGCGATGCCGGCCTTGGCCGCGTCGGTTTCGCTGAGCCAGACGATGGGGCCGCCGCGGGACAGGGTCAGCAATAGCAGGTTGTCGGTGTAGGTGCTGTGGATGCCCCATTTCTGGTGCGGCGTGATGAAGTTCAGCACCAGCTCCGGGTTGCCGTTGGGTTTTTGCCCCAGCACCGGTGCGATGCTGCGGGTATCCACCGGCGGCTTGTAGACGCACAGGGTTTCGCCGAAGGCGCGCATCCACGGGTGGTCCTGGTAGAACTGCTGGCGGCCGGTGAGGGTGCGCCAGGGGATGCGTTCGTGCACATTGGTGTAGCCGGCGTTGTAGCAGACGTGCTCGGATTCCACGCCGCTCCAGGTGGGGGAGGAGATGATCTTGCGCGGCTGCGCCTGCACGTCGCGGAAGCGGATTTTGTCGTCCTCGCGCGGCAGGGCCAGGTGGGCGTGGTCGCGGCCGGTGGCCTTGCCCAAAGCTTCCCAGGCCTTGACCGCCACCTGGCCGTTGGTTTCCGGGGCCAGCATGAGGATGACTTCGGTGGCGTCTATGTCCGATTCGATGCGCGGCAGGCCTTGGCTGATGCCTTCTTCGGTGACGGTGCGGTTGAGGGCGGCCAGCTGCTTGACCTCCGCCTCGGTATTCCAGGCGATGCCCTTGCCGCCGTTGCCGATTTTCGTCATCAACGGCCCCAGGGCGGTGAACATCTTGTAGACGTTGGGGTAATCGCGCTCCACCACGGCGATATTGGGCAGGGTCTTGCCGGGAACCGGCTCGCATTCGCCCCGCTTCCAATCCCGCACCTCCAGGGGCTGGGCCAGTTCGCCCGGGGTGTCGTGCAGGATGGGCACGGTGACGACGTCTTTTTCCACGCCCAGGTGGCCCGCCGCTAGCTCGGAGAATTTCTTGGCGATGCCTTTGTAAATCTCCCAATCCGAGCGCGACTGCCAAGCCGGGTCCACCGCCTTGGACAGCGGATGGATGAAGGGATGCATGTCCGAGGTGTTGAGGTCGTTTTTCTCGTACCAGGTGGCGGTGGGCAGTACGATGTCCGAATACAAACAGGTGGTGGACAGGCGGAAATCCAGGGTCACCAGCAGGTCCAGCTTGCCCTCCGCCGCCTCTTTGCGCCACTTTACCTCTTGCGGTTTGGCGCCGCCTTCCGCGCCCAGGTCCTTGCCCTGCACACCGTGCTGGGTGCCCAGCAGGTATTTGAGAAAATACTCATGGCCTTTGCCGGAAGAACCCAACAGGTTGGAGCGCCACACGAACAGGTTGCGCGGGAAGTTCTGCGGGTTGTCCGGGTCTTCGCTGGCGAATTTCAGCTTGCCGCTGCGCAGTTGCTCCACCACGTAATCGGCCGGGGCCTTGCCGGCTTTTTCGGCGGCCTTGGCGATATTCAGCGGGTTGGCACCCAGCTGCGGCGCCGAGGGCAGCCAGCCCATGCGTTCGGCACGCACGTTGTAGTCGATGAGGCTGCCGGCCCAGTCCTTGGGATCGGCCAGGGGCGAGAGGATTTCCTTGACCCCCAGCTTTTCGTAGCGCCACTGGCTGGTGTGGTTGTAGAAGAAGGACGTGCTGTTCATTTGCCGGGGCGGGCGCTTCCAGTCCAGCGCGAAGGCCAAGGGCAGCCAGCCGGTCTGCGGGCGCAGCTTTTCCTGGCCCACGTAGTGCGCCCAGCCGCCGCCGGACTGGCCCACGCAGCCGCACAGCATCAGCATATTGATGATGCCCCGGTAGTTCATGTCCATGTGGTACCAGTGGTTCAAGCCGGCGCCGAGGATCACCATGGAGCGGCCCTGGGTTTTCTCGGCGTTCTCGGCGAACTGCCGCGCCACGGCGACGACCTGTTGGCGCTTGACGCCGGTGACGGCTTCCTGCCAGGCGGGGGTGTAGGGAACCAGGTCGTCGTAGGACGCCGCGACATTGCCGCCGCCGAGCCCCCGGTCGATGCCGTAGTTGGTCACCAGCAGGTCGAACACCGTGGCGGCGAGAGCTTGCGTGCCGTCGGCCAGGGTGATTTTGCGCACCGGCACGTTACGCGTCTGCACGGCGTCGGCCGGCGCGTGGGTGAAGTGGAAGTGCTGGTTGCCGCCGAAGTAGGGAAAGCCCACCGCCGCCACGTCGTCGCGGGCGTCGATCAGGCTCAGGCGCAGTTGCCGGGCTTTGCCGTCGTCCGCTTGCGGCGCGATGTTCCAGCGGCCGGTTTCGCCCCAGCGGAAGCCGATGGAGCCGTTGGGAGCGACGATGTCGCCCGTTGCGTCGTCGTAGGCGACGGTCTTCCAGTCCGGGTTGTTGGCCTGGCCCAGGGCGCCGTCGAAATCCGAGGCGCGCAGGAAACGGTCCTGCACCCAATAATCGTTTTGTTGCTTGAGCAGCACCAGGAAGGGCAGGTCGGTGTTTTCCCGCGCGTACCGGGTGAAGTACTCGCTCTGCCGGTCGATGTGGAATTCTTTCAGGATGACGTGGCCGAAGGCCATGGCCAGCGCCGCGTCGGTGCCCTGCTTGGGGTGCAGCCACAGGTCGGCGAATTTGCTCGCCTCCGAATAGTCCGGGCAGACGGTGACGATTTTCGTGCCCTTGTAGCGCGCCTCGGTCATGAAATGGGCGTCCGGCGTGCGGGTCTGCGGCACGTTGGAGCCCCACAGCATGATGAAGCCGGCGTTGTACCAGTCGGCGGACTCCGGCACGTCGGTCTGCTCGCCCCAGGTCTGCGGCGAAGCGGGCGGCAGGTCGCAATACCAATCGTAGAAGCTCATGCACACGCCGCCGATGAGGGACAGGTAACGGCTGCCGGCGGCGTAGGACACCATGGACATGGCGGGAATAGGCGAGAAGCCGATGATGCGGTCCGGGCCGTATTTTTTCGCCGTGTAGACGTTGGAAGCGGCGATGATTTCGTTCAGCTCTTCCCACTCGGCCCGCACGAAACCGCCCAGGCCGCGCTTGGACTTGTATTGCTTGGCCTTGTCGGTGTCCTCCACGATGGAGGCCCAAGCTTGCACCGGCTCCAGTGTCTGGCGCGCTTCCCGCCACAGTTGCACCAAACGGCTGCGCACCAGCGGGTATTTGAGCCGGTTGGCGCTGTACAAATACCAGGAATAACTGGCCCCCCGCGAGCAGCCGCGCGGCTCGTGGTCCGGCAGGTCGGGGCGGGTGCGGGGATAGTCGGTCTGCTGGGTTTCCCAGGTGACCAGGCCGTTCTTGACGTAAATCTTCCAGCTACAGGAGCCGGTGCAGTTCACCCCGTGGGTGGAACGCACGATCTTGTCGTGTTGCCAGCGTTGCCGGTAGGCGTCTTCCCAACCGCGGTCCTCCGTGGTGACGACGCCGTGGTCGCCGGAAAAAGTGTCCACCTTCTTTTTGAAGAAGGTCAGGCGGTCGAGGAAGTGGCTCATGGGGGACCTCGTTTTCTTTTTTATCGTTCCCACGCGTCGCGTGGGAATGCCTTTCGGAACGCTTTGCGTCCCGGCTTTCCGGCCTCTAGCGCGAAATTCGCTACATCAACATTCAGCGGCGTAGAGCGCAGAGGTTCGCTCTACGCGACGCCCTCCTCAGCAGGGCATGTCCGCATCCTTCCTGGCGTAATGCCACCAGGTGATGGCGATGCAGCTCAGGTAGAAGGCAATGAAGCAATACAGCGCCGCTTCCGGCCCGCCGGTCAATGCAATCGCGGTGCCGTAGCTCTTCGGCACGAAGAAGGCGCCATAGGCCGCCACCGCCGAGCTGAAGCCCAGCACCGCCGCCGATTCCTTGGCGGCGTCGCGGCGCACCTGGGCCGGATCGGCGCCGGCCGCTTCCCGCTGCCGTTCGGTGAGGAAGATCACCGGGATCATGCGGAAAGTGGAGCCGTTGCCGATGCCGGTGGTGAGGAACAGCAGCAGGAACATGGCGAGGAAGCCCCAGAAATTGCCGCCGGCACCGCTCGCGGGCATGAAGTGCAGCACGCCGAACACCGCCATCGCCATGAGGACGAAGTTCCACAGCGTCACCCTGGCGCCGCCCAGCTGGTCCGCCAGCCAGCCGCCCACCGGCCGCATCAGGGCGCCCACCAGGGGGCCGAGGAAGGCGTATTGGGTGGGGTTGACCTCCGGGAAGAGGGTCTTGGTCAGCATGGGCAGGCCGGCCGAATAGCCGATGAAGGAGCCGAAGGTGCCGGTGTAGAGCCAGCACATCAGCCAGTTGTGGCGGCGCTTGAAGATGACCGCCTGTTCCTTGAAGGAAGCCTTGGCCGAGGCGATGTCGTTCATGCCGAACCAGGCGGCAAGCGTGGCGGCGACGATGAACGGCACCCAGACGAAGCCGGCGTTTTGCAGCCACATGGCCTTGCTGACGCCGTCCTTGAGCCAGGTTTGCGGTTCGCCCCCCAGGCCGCCGAACACCCCGGCGGTGATCACCAGCGGCACCACGAACTGCACGGTGCTGACGCCCAGGTTGCCCAGGCCGGCGTTGAGTCCCAGGGCCGTGCCTTTCTTCGCCTGCGGGAAGAAGAAGCTGATGTTGGCCATGCTAGAGGCGAAGTTGCCGCCGCCCAAGCCGCACAGCAGCGCCAGCACCAGCATCAAAAGGTAAGGCGTGTCCGGGTTCTGCACGGCATAGCCGATCCACACGGAGGGAATCAGCAAGGACGCCGTGCTCATGGCCGTCCAGCGCCGGCCGCCGAAAATCGGCACCATGAAGGAATAGAAAATCCGCAGCGTGGCGCCGGAAAGGCCCGGCAGCGCCGTCAGCCAGAACAGCTCGTTGGTGCTGTATTTGAAGCCGACGTTGGGCAGGTTGGTCACCACCACGCTCCACACCATCCACACGGCGAAAGCCAACAGCAGCGCCGGGATGCTGATCCACAGGTTGCGGCGGGCGATTTTCTCGCCGGATTTTTCCCAGAAGGTTTGGTCTTCCGGATTCCACTCGGTAAGCAGCAGGGGGGAAGGGTGGGCCAGTTCCGGCAAATCCCGCGACGTTCTCGCCAGTTCCGGTGCCACGCGGTGCTGCATGCGCAGGATGGCGAAGTGCATCCAGGCCAGGGCGCCGGTCACCAGTACGAACAGCAGCATGAAGCAACTGCTCCACAGTCCGGTCAAATCCAGCAGCATGCCGAAAGTGAGCGGCAGCAAAAAGCCGCCCAGGCCGCCGATCATGCCCACCACGCCGCCCACGGCGCCGACATTGTTGGGGTAATAGACCGGGATGTGCTTGTAGACGGCCGCTTTTCCTAAGGACATGAATACGCCCAAGACGATCAGCACGGCCATGAAAGCCGCCGGTCCCATGGCCAGGCTGAAGTTGATGTCGCCGTGGGCGCCGTGCACCACGTATTCGGTGGGTGGGTAGGACAGCAGGAAGGTGCACACCGCCGAGACGGAGAAGGTCCAATACATCACCATGCGCGCGCCGACCTTGTCCGACAGCCAGCCGCCGAAAGCGCGGAATAAACTGGCCGGTATGGAGTACAGGGCGGCGACCATGCCGGCGGTCTTGACGTCGAAGCCGTACGCGCCCACCAGGTAGCGCGGCAACCACAGGGCGAGGGCGACGAAAGCGCCGAAGACGAAAAAGTAATACAGCGAGAAGCGCCAGACTTGCAGGTTTTTCAGCGGCTCCAGCTGCCTGATGAAAGGTTCGGGCGGCTTGCCGGCCAGCAAGCGCGCCCGCAACACCGGGTCGTCCTCGGTGGTGAACCAGAATACGGCCGCCATGGCGATCAGGACCAAGGCCCAGATTTGCGCCACCGCGTGCCAGCCCAGGGCCACCATGACGAAGGGCGCGCAGAACTTGGTCACCGCCGCGCCGACGTTGCCCAGGCCGAAAATCCCTAAGGCGAAACCTTGCCGCTCCTTGGGGTACCAGCGGGAAACGTAGGCGATGCCCACGGCGAACGAGCCGCCGGCGATGCCCACGCCCAGCGCCGCCGCCAGATACATGACGTAGGTATCCACCGTGGTCAGCAGCAGCGTGGCGACGGCGGCGGACAGCATGACCGCCGCGAAGGTCAGGCGGCCGCCGTACTGGTCGGTCCAAATGCCCAGGGCCAATCGGATGAGGGAGCCGGTGAGGATGGGGGTGCCGACCAGCAGCCCGAATTCCGTTTCGCTAAGGCCGAGTTCCTGCTTGATCTGCAGGCCGATGATGGAAAAGATGGTCCATACCGCGAAGCAGACGGTGAAGGCCACCGTGCTGGCGGTCAATGCGCGGGTTTGCTGTGAGTCCATGGCAGCCCTTCTTGTTGTTGGTTTTGAGCTATGGTCGGCGCGGCGAAACCCATGGCGCCCATGGCGCTGTGCTCGCGGACATCCCAGCCCAAATATAACACCTAAGTATGGGCCGCGCTTCCAATACGCCAATCTTTCATATTTATGTCACCGATATGTCATACGGGATATATATGACGTATTTGCTGGGTTTTCCCCGATGCCGGCGCGCCGCAATCACGCGACGCCGCATAGCGCGCGGCGCTTTGTTCAGGTCCGCTTGGTGACATACATGTCGTAACGGGTGGTGGTGCCGGCGAAGCTGTGGGTGGGCGCGGCGAAAGGCGGTGCGCTTTTCGGTCGTTTCACCACCACCCGCTCGCCGGCCTTGCTCAGGGCCAAATCGAAAAGCGCCGACTGGTCGGCGTCGGCTCCCACCAAATCCTCGAGTATTTGCATTTCCTTGCGGGGCAACGCGGATTTTTCCTTGGCGGGATACATGGGGTCCAAATAAATGACTTGGGGATAATCCTTTATGCCAGCCAAATAAGTAAAAGCGCTGTCCTTGACCAAATGAATCTGCTCGGCGAACGCCAGCTGCCGCCGCGCGTGTTCCAAGCCGTTTTCCAAGAGCAACGCGATCAAGGGATGGCGTTCGCACACGGTCACTTGGCAGCCGAGGCTTGCGAGCACCATGGCGTCGCCGCCTAGCCCGCCCGTGGCGTCCAGCACTCCCGTCAATCCCTTGCCGACGCCGACGGCTTTCGCCAAGGGCTGGTTCTTGCCGCTGGTCTTGAGGCGGTACAGAAACGCGGAGGAAGTGAAGTCCACCCCCATGCGCAAGGCGGGATTGCTCAGTGCGTAAAGTTCAAATAGCCCCGCCGCCGACAGGCTCAGGCAAAAGCCTTCCCATTCCTCCCGTAAAACGGCAATCCCCGTCCGTTGGCTCAGCGCCTGGATGCGTTCGGCCTGGTCGGGCGTCTCGCAGGCAAGGAAAAGCGGTTTGTCGGACGCGGCGTAGTTGGGCATGAGGCAATATTTTTGTTAAGGCTTCGGGTTCCCTCTCCCTCCGGGAGAGGGTTAGGGTGAGGGTTAGGGTGAGGGGATTCGATATCGAGGCCGAATTCTTCCGCCGCGCCCGGCGACGGCGGGGAAGGCCGTCAGGGGCCGCCCGCTAATTGTGCATCCGCCTTGGCGCGAAACACATGGCAGCGGTTTTTCACCAGCAAAGCCATGCACAGATAGCCCGCCCAGAGCTTCGGGCCTTGGTCGTCGCAACGCAGGGTCTGGTAGGGCTTGAGGGCGTGGCGATGGTGGTCGGCGTGGCGCGGTAGGCCGAGGAACACGAACAGGCTGACGGCGCTGTCGCACACCCAGGCGCCGGGATTGCGGCCGCGCAAGCCCCAGTGCTGGAAATAA
This window harbors:
- a CDS encoding nitrate/nitrite transporter, with the translated sequence MDSQQTRALTASTVAFTVCFAVWTIFSIIGLQIKQELGLSETEFGLLVGTPILTGSLIRLALGIWTDQYGGRLTFAAVMLSAAVATLLLTTVDTYVMYLAAALGVGIAGGSFAVGIAYVSRWYPKERQGFALGIFGLGNVGAAVTKFCAPFVMVALGWHAVAQIWALVLIAMAAVFWFTTEDDPVLRARLLAGKPPEPFIRQLEPLKNLQVWRFSLYYFFVFGAFVALALWLPRYLVGAYGFDVKTAGMVAALYSIPASLFRAFGGWLSDKVGARMVMYWTFSVSAVCTFLLSYPPTEYVVHGAHGDINFSLAMGPAAFMAVLIVLGVFMSLGKAAVYKHIPVYYPNNVGAVGGVVGMIGGLGGFLLPLTFGMLLDLTGLWSSCFMLLFVLVTGALAWMHFAILRMQHRVAPELARTSRDLPELAHPSPLLLTEWNPEDQTFWEKSGEKIARRNLWISIPALLLAFAVWMVWSVVVTNLPNVGFKYSTNELFWLTALPGLSGATLRIFYSFMVPIFGGRRWTAMSTASLLIPSVWIGYAVQNPDTPYLLMLVLALLCGLGGGNFASSMANISFFFPQAKKGTALGLNAGLGNLGVSTVQFVVPLVITAGVFGGLGGEPQTWLKDGVSKAMWLQNAGFVWVPFIVAATLAAWFGMNDIASAKASFKEQAVIFKRRHNWLMCWLYTGTFGSFIGYSAGLPMLTKTLFPEVNPTQYAFLGPLVGALMRPVGGWLADQLGGARVTLWNFVLMAMAVFGVLHFMPASGAGGNFWGFLAMFLLLFLTTGIGNGSTFRMIPVIFLTERQREAAGADPAQVRRDAAKESAAVLGFSSAVAAYGAFFVPKSYGTAIALTGGPEAALYCFIAFYLSCIAITWWHYARKDADMPC
- a CDS encoding class I SAM-dependent methyltransferase, which encodes MPNYAASDKPLFLACETPDQAERIQALSQRTGIAVLREEWEGFCLSLSAAGLFELYALSNPALRMGVDFTSSAFLYRLKTSGKNQPLAKAVGVGKGLTGVLDATGGLGGDAMVLASLGCQVTVCERHPLIALLLENGLEHARRQLAFAEQIHLVKDSAFTYLAGIKDYPQVIYLDPMYPAKEKSALPRKEMQILEDLVGADADQSALFDLALSKAGERVVVKRPKSAPPFAAPTHSFAGTTTRYDMYVTKRT
- a CDS encoding nitrate reductase subunit alpha — translated: MSHFLDRLTFFKKKVDTFSGDHGVVTTEDRGWEDAYRQRWQHDKIVRSTHGVNCTGSCSWKIYVKNGLVTWETQQTDYPRTRPDLPDHEPRGCSRGASYSWYLYSANRLKYPLVRSRLVQLWREARQTLEPVQAWASIVEDTDKAKQYKSKRGLGGFVRAEWEELNEIIAASNVYTAKKYGPDRIIGFSPIPAMSMVSYAAGSRYLSLIGGVCMSFYDWYCDLPPASPQTWGEQTDVPESADWYNAGFIMLWGSNVPQTRTPDAHFMTEARYKGTKIVTVCPDYSEASKFADLWLHPKQGTDAALAMAFGHVILKEFHIDRQSEYFTRYARENTDLPFLVLLKQQNDYWVQDRFLRASDFDGALGQANNPDWKTVAYDDATGDIVAPNGSIGFRWGETGRWNIAPQADDGKARQLRLSLIDARDDVAAVGFPYFGGNQHFHFTHAPADAVQTRNVPVRKITLADGTQALAATVFDLLVTNYGIDRGLGGGNVAASYDDLVPYTPAWQEAVTGVKRQQVVAVARQFAENAEKTQGRSMVILGAGLNHWYHMDMNYRGIINMLMLCGCVGQSGGGWAHYVGQEKLRPQTGWLPLAFALDWKRPPRQMNSTSFFYNHTSQWRYEKLGVKEILSPLADPKDWAGSLIDYNVRAERMGWLPSAPQLGANPLNIAKAAEKAGKAPADYVVEQLRSGKLKFASEDPDNPQNFPRNLFVWRSNLLGSSGKGHEYFLKYLLGTQHGVQGKDLGAEGGAKPQEVKWRKEAAEGKLDLLVTLDFRLSTTCLYSDIVLPTATWYEKNDLNTSDMHPFIHPLSKAVDPAWQSRSDWEIYKGIAKKFSELAAGHLGVEKDVVTVPILHDTPGELAQPLEVRDWKRGECEPVPGKTLPNIAVVERDYPNVYKMFTALGPLMTKIGNGGKGIAWNTEAEVKQLAALNRTVTEEGISQGLPRIESDIDATEVILMLAPETNGQVAVKAWEALGKATGRDHAHLALPREDDKIRFRDVQAQPRKIISSPTWSGVESEHVCYNAGYTNVHERIPWRTLTGRQQFYQDHPWMRAFGETLCVYKPPVDTRSIAPVLGQKPNGNPELVLNFITPHQKWGIHSTYTDNLLLLTLSRGGPIVWLSETDAAKAGIADNDWIEAYNVNGALVARAVVSQRVPEGMTMMYHAQEKIVNMPGAETTGGRGGIHNSVTRATLKPTHMIGGYAQQSYGFNYYGTVGSNRDEFVVVRKMGKVDWLDESDKATGAEEAVS